A genomic segment from Thiomicrorhabdus aquaedulcis encodes:
- a CDS encoding FliG C-terminal domain-containing protein, with product MKVGIKKQQENEWLVHIGCGAVKMDRFAVELLSITLEHLLALERGESHSTLKSYIKLGLRLKELKPLELQKLLREVDNQDVLVLMMVARDAGLSDSVISNIGGIMAKQLHEDLQKATMPSEETAKEAIKRVVEKLFELEGLGQIEFVNDRTQYI from the coding sequence ATGAAAGTGGGCATAAAAAAACAGCAAGAAAATGAATGGTTAGTGCACATAGGTTGTGGTGCGGTAAAAATGGATCGTTTTGCGGTAGAGCTGTTAAGCATTACCTTAGAACATTTATTAGCACTGGAGCGGGGTGAAAGCCATTCAACCTTAAAAAGTTATATTAAATTAGGTTTGCGGCTTAAAGAGTTAAAGCCGCTTGAACTGCAAAAGCTTTTAAGAGAAGTAGACAATCAAGACGTGCTAGTGCTAATGATGGTGGCACGTGATGCTGGTTTATCCGACAGCGTTATCAGTAATATTGGCGGCATTATGGCCAAACAACTGCATGAAGATTTACAAAAAGCGACCATGCCCAGCGAAGAAACCGCTAAAGAAGCCATTAAACGCGTGGTCGAAAAGCTGTTTGAGCTAGAGGGATTGGGGCAGATTGAGTTTGTGAATGATCGCACGCAATACATTTAA